Genomic DNA from Paracoccus aminophilus JCM 7686:
CCCGGCAGCGCCTCGGGTGTCAGGCCGAACTTGCTCTCTTCCTTCGAGGTGTTAACCTGCACCCAGACCGGCAGATCGCGCCCCTCGGCCGCCATGCGGCGGTCAAGCTCGGCCGCGAGCTTCAGGCTGTCGAGCGCGTGAAACTCGGCTGCGAACCGCGCGAGATATTTCGCCTTGTTGCTTTGCAGATGCCCGATAATGCACCATCGCGCGTCAAGATCGGCCAGTTCGGCGGCCTTCGTCTGCGCCTCTTGCAGCTTGTTCTCGCCGAATTCGCGGATCCCGGCAGCATAGGCGAGGCGCATCACCTGCGCGGGCAAGGTTTTCGTCACGGGAAGCAGGCGAACCTCGCCCCGCGCCCGGCCTGCACGAGCGCAAGCCGCCGCCACCCGCGCCTCGACTTCGGCCAGATTGGCGGCAAAGCTGCGCTGCGGATCGGGACCGAAGCGGTCGATGTCGGCGGGCGTCAGCGCGGCTGAGGCAGGACGATGTAAATCCCCGTCCGCCAAAGCGGTGTCTGTGGTCTTCGTCATGGATGATCCGATCTCAGCCCGCGATGGCGCGGAAGAAATTGTCGTTGATCTGCCGCGCCATGGCGTTGAAGCGCGGCAGGTGACGCGCGAGCTCGCCCTCGAGCCCGGCGGCGCGTTCGGCGCCAAGCGCGCGCTCAAGACTGGCCGCATATTCGGGCACCGCGCCCCATTCGGCGACGGTCGAGGGCGTCATCTCGACATGGAATTGCAGCCCCCAGGCATTTTGCCCGACCCGCATGGCCTGAACCGGACAGGCGGCATTTCCGGCAAGGATCACGCCGTCTTCGGGCAAGCTTTGCACCTCGGCGCCATGCCATTGAAAGACGTCAAGCTCAGGGGCGAAACCCTCGAAAAGCGCATCCGCCTGCCCTTGCGGGTTCAGCGCGCTCCGGGTCATCCCGACCTCGGGCGCGGCCATGCGGCCGGTCTTGCCGCCAAGCGCCTCGGCCAGAAGCTGATTGCCAAGGCAAATGCCGAGATAGGGCCGCCCAAGATCGCGGACCCATGTGCGGATCGCGGCCATTTCGGGGCGCAGCCAGTCGTGAAGATCGGTTTCCCAGACATCCATCGGCCCGCCCATCACCGCGAGCACGTCGAAATCCGCGAGATCGGGGATCGCCTCGCCTTCATTCAGCGCGACAATCCGCGTGCGATGACCAGCCTCGCGCCAGAAATCGCGGAAGATGCCGGGATGTTCGACATCGAGATGCTGAAAGACGAGAATGTCCATGCGATGGCCCCGCTGAAGATCTGCCCGCAGATTGGCACGGTTTCGCTTTGGGCAGCAGGACCAATTCGTAAATTCGACAGGGGCCAATTCAGGATTGGCGCCACGCACCCTTGCCTCGGACCGCTGCCCCGCGCGACAGTGGCCCGTGAAAGGAGCCCCGATGTCTGATCCCCTCCAATCAGGCGGCTTGCTTTTGAGCATCCGCCCCGACGATGGCTCGGGCGAGCCGGTCTATCGCCAGCTTGCCCAACAGATCCGCGCCGCGATCCGCGAGACGCGGCTGGCGCGCGGCACCCGCCTGCCCGCGAGCCGGATTCTCGCGCGCGAATTGGGGCTGTCGCGCAATACGATCGTCGCGGCCTACGAGCTTTTGGAAAGCGAGGGCTGGATTCACAGCCGGATCGGGGCGGGCGCCTTTGTCTCGAACCAGCCCGAGGATCTCGCCCCGCCGCCCCCCGCTGCTTTGGCCGAGCCGCTGCCGCGCCCCGAGTTTTCCGACCGCGGGCGGATGCTCACCTCGCTCAGCCATGCCACCGGCAGTGGCAGGCCGGTGCCCTTTGTCGCCGATGTTCCGGCCTTCGATGTCTTTCCGCTGGCGACCTGGTCGCGGCTGATGGCGCAAAGCTGGCGCGAGGTCGATCCCTCGATGCTCGGCTATGCCGATCCGGCGGGCTATATGCCTTTGCGCGACGAGCTTGCCCGGCATCTGCGCGCCCATCGCTTCCTGCGCTGCGAGGGACGCGATGTGATCATGACCTCGGGCACGCAGCAATCGCTCGACCTTCTGGCGCGCATCCTGCTTGATCCCGGCGATGCGGTCTGGATCGAGGATCCGGGCTATGTCGGCGCGCGCAGTGCGCTGATCGCGGCGGGCGCGCGGCTGGTGCCGGTGCCGGTCGATACCGAGGGCTTGATGGTCGATGAAGGCGCGCGCCGTGAGCCGCGCCCGAAGCTCATCTTCATCACGCCTTCGCGCCAATATCCTTTGGGCATCACCATGAGCATGGCCCGCCGCGCCGAGCTCTTGGCCTTCGCCGAAAGCTGCGGGGCCTGGGTGATCGAGGATGATTACGATTGCGAGTTCCGCTATAGCGGCGCGGCGCTGCCGGCGGTGCAAAGCATGGATCGCTCGGGGCGGGTGATCTATCTCGGCACATTCAGCAAAAGCCTGCTGCCGAGCTTTCGCTTGGGGTTTTTCACCGGCCCCGCCGATCTTGCAACCGCCTTTGCCAATGCCAAGGCGGTGGTCGACAAACATCCGCCCTTGCTAGAGCAGGTGACGCTGAATGCCTTCATGCGCTCGGGCCGCTTTGCTGCCCATATCCGGCGGATGCGCCAGGTCTATGCCGGTCGTCAGAGCTGCCTGCTTGAGAGTTTGCGCCGCGATCTTGGCGATGTGCTGACGGTCGAGCCTGCCGAGACCGGGGTGCATCTTCTGGCGATGCTGCGCCCCGGCCTTGACGATGTGGCCTTTTGCGAGCGCGCCCGCGCCTCGGGCATCGCGCTCCGGCCGCTCTCGCTTTACTACCTCTCGGGCGCGGCGCGGCAGGGCGTGATTTTCGGCTTTGCCGCTCTGTCGCCAAAGGTGATCGAGGCAGGTGTGCGCAAGCTCGCGCGGATCTTTGGCGATGGGCCGCCGCGCCCGAGCTGATCCCCGGCCCGTGTCTGCGGCCCTAATCTCCGGCCGCCCGGACCCGGCTGACGACGGTGACCACCGCCGCGACAAGGATCAGGCTGCTTGCCAGAAAGACGCCGCGCGGACCCGACACCTCGAGCAAGACGCCACCGAGCCCTGCCCCGCTCGCAATCGCGAAATTGATCGCGGCGACGATGAGGCTGCCGCCCGCCTCGGCCTCATCGGGCAAGGCGCGGGTGACCCAGGTCGACCACGAGACCGGCAGCCCGGCAAAGACCAGCCCCCAGATCGCGATCAGCGTCGCATCGAGCGCGGGCACCCCGCCGAAATTGCTCAGCAGAAGCGCCAGCACCGCCATGGTCAGCGGCAGGACGATCAAGGCCAGCCGCAGCGAACGCTCGATCAGGAAGGCCACCAGATAGGTCCCAAGGAAGTTCGCCAGACCAAATCCGAAGAGAATGAGCGTGACGCCATCGACGCCGACCATGGTCACATTCTCAAGGAAGGGCCGGATATAGGTGAAGAAAGTGAAATGGCCGCCAAAGGCCAACAGAGCCGCCAACATGCCGATGCCGATCCCCGGACGCGCCAGCACATCGGTCAGCGTGCCGAGGCGGGCGGTGCCACGCGCGGGCAGCGACGGCAGGGTCAGCGCCTGCACGAGCAGCGCGATCAGCCCCAGCAGGGCCGCGACCCAGAAGACGCCGCGCCAGCCGATCATCGCACCGAGATAGCTGCCGACCGGGACCGCGAAAACCGTGGCCGCAGAGACCCCCATGAACAGGATCGCCAGCGCGCGCGGAATATTGGCCTCGGGCACCAACCGCATCACGGTCGCGACCGACAGGCTCCAGAAGCCACCAAGCGCGATCCCCATGAGCACGCGGCCGATCAGCAAGACGATCAGGCCCGGCGCGGTCGCGACCAAGATATTCGAGACGACGAGCAGACCCGCCAGCCCCATCAGCACCCAGCGCCGGTCAAGACCGCGCGCCATGACGGTGATCAAAAGGCTGGTGACCAGCGCGACGAGCGCGGTCGCCGTCACCGCCTGACCGGCGGCGCCCTTGGAGATCTGCAAGCCCTCGGCGAGCGGGGTCAGCAAGCTCGCAGGCAGGAACTCGGCGGTGACCAGCGCAAAGACCCCGAGCGACATGGACAGGACAGCGCCCCAAGCGGGCCGCTCGGGGGCGTCACTGCGCGCGAGGGCCTCGTCCAGATCGGCGGCGGTGAGCGATAGGTCGGTTGGCATTGTCGGTTCCTTGACTTCGTCTTTTCTGAGTTCTTCTATTTGGCTGGAATTTTCGGACAAACCATGCCAGTTTATCCGCCATGTTTGATCCAAACACCGAGACCACCCAAATCAGCGATGCCGTCAGCGACGTGCTGCTTGGCATGAGGCTGCGCGGCGCGCGCTATTGGCGGCTGCGGCTGACCTCGCCTTTCGGGGTCAATTTCCGCGTGCCCGACGGCGCGCGCTTCCATTTTGTCGGTCAGGGCGAGGCTCTGCTGATCCTGCCCGGCCTTGCGCCTCGATTGATGAAAGCAGGCGATGCCGTGCTGATCCCGCGCGGCCATCCCCATCAGCTGCTGTCAGGGCCGCGCGATGCCGCCCGCGATTTCAACAGCTTCACCCCCGAGCCGCTTTGCCCCTCCTTCTCGGAGATCAAGGATTGTGACGGCCAGGCCTGCCGAAGCCGGGATACGGTGATCCTGACCGGGGCGATGGAGCTGGATCTGGTGACCATGCACCCGCTCGTCGCCTTGATGCCCGAAGCGATGTCGGTCGGCGCGCTGCTGGACCGTCAGCCGGAAATGCATGCGATCCTCTCTGCGATGGAAGCCGAAATGGCGCAGGACCGCCCCGGTTCGGCCGGAGTTCTGGCGCGTCTGGCCGATGTCATCGCCGCGCTGATCGTGCGCGGCTGGGTCGAATGCGGCTGCGACAGCGCCTCGGGCGTTATCACCGCCTTGCGCGATCC
This window encodes:
- a CDS encoding YggS family pyridoxal phosphate-dependent enzyme, with amino-acid sequence MTKTTDTALADGDLHRPASAALTPADIDRFGPDPQRSFAANLAEVEARVAAACARAGRARGEVRLLPVTKTLPAQVMRLAYAAGIREFGENKLQEAQTKAAELADLDARWCIIGHLQSNKAKYLARFAAEFHALDSLKLAAELDRRMAAEGRDLPVWVQVNTSKEESKFGLTPEALPGFLDALGDYPRLRPQGLMTLAVFSPDPARVRPCFQLLRRLRDAAQTSHPAITGLSMGMSGDYELAIAEGATVVRVGQSIFGKRPGSDAHYWPGLIPAPPSEREQGR
- a CDS encoding type 1 glutamine amidotransferase, which encodes MDILVFQHLDVEHPGIFRDFWREAGHRTRIVALNEGEAIPDLADFDVLAVMGGPMDVWETDLHDWLRPEMAAIRTWVRDLGRPYLGICLGNQLLAEALGGKTGRMAAPEVGMTRSALNPQGQADALFEGFAPELDVFQWHGAEVQSLPEDGVILAGNAACPVQAMRVGQNAWGLQFHVEMTPSTVAEWGAVPEYAASLERALGAERAAGLEGELARHLPRFNAMARQINDNFFRAIAG
- the pdxR gene encoding MocR-like pyridoxine biosynthesis transcription factor PdxR, producing MSDPLQSGGLLLSIRPDDGSGEPVYRQLAQQIRAAIRETRLARGTRLPASRILARELGLSRNTIVAAYELLESEGWIHSRIGAGAFVSNQPEDLAPPPPAALAEPLPRPEFSDRGRMLTSLSHATGSGRPVPFVADVPAFDVFPLATWSRLMAQSWREVDPSMLGYADPAGYMPLRDELARHLRAHRFLRCEGRDVIMTSGTQQSLDLLARILLDPGDAVWIEDPGYVGARSALIAAGARLVPVPVDTEGLMVDEGARREPRPKLIFITPSRQYPLGITMSMARRAELLAFAESCGAWVIEDDYDCEFRYSGAALPAVQSMDRSGRVIYLGTFSKSLLPSFRLGFFTGPADLATAFANAKAVVDKHPPLLEQVTLNAFMRSGRFAAHIRRMRQVYAGRQSCLLESLRRDLGDVLTVEPAETGVHLLAMLRPGLDDVAFCERARASGIALRPLSLYYLSGAARQGVIFGFAALSPKVIEAGVRKLARIFGDGPPRPS
- a CDS encoding MFS transporter, whose amino-acid sequence is MPTDLSLTAADLDEALARSDAPERPAWGAVLSMSLGVFALVTAEFLPASLLTPLAEGLQISKGAAGQAVTATALVALVTSLLITVMARGLDRRWVLMGLAGLLVVSNILVATAPGLIVLLIGRVLMGIALGGFWSLSVATVMRLVPEANIPRALAILFMGVSAATVFAVPVGSYLGAMIGWRGVFWVAALLGLIALLVQALTLPSLPARGTARLGTLTDVLARPGIGIGMLAALLAFGGHFTFFTYIRPFLENVTMVGVDGVTLILFGFGLANFLGTYLVAFLIERSLRLALIVLPLTMAVLALLLSNFGGVPALDATLIAIWGLVFAGLPVSWSTWVTRALPDEAEAGGSLIVAAINFAIASGAGLGGVLLEVSGPRGVFLASSLILVAAVVTVVSRVRAAGD
- a CDS encoding AraC family transcriptional regulator, translated to MFDPNTETTQISDAVSDVLLGMRLRGARYWRLRLTSPFGVNFRVPDGARFHFVGQGEALLILPGLAPRLMKAGDAVLIPRGHPHQLLSGPRDAARDFNSFTPEPLCPSFSEIKDCDGQACRSRDTVILTGAMELDLVTMHPLVALMPEAMSVGALLDRQPEMHAILSAMEAEMAQDRPGSAGVLARLADVIAALIVRGWVECGCDSASGVITALRDPRLARVLVALHKNPGDDWDVPTMAALMGTSRSVFSERFVEIVGISPQRYVTDLRMRIAAQWLAQEGSSVADVAFRLGYGSQAAFTRAFKRVIGVSPGAQRRRSLAA